The Niallia alba genome includes a window with the following:
- a CDS encoding DUF1835 domain-containing protein: MEIEKLKKSIEELPEGEAKSLLFHILFRLNLVKETDYSETNFINDVESIYETVFKLSKERSEAKEEETFQKVHILFGLSGAGSLKYALKKMGLSKREKVISFWDIFSIGLIEQLHESDGQEARFQWMKNVMDDDQFQDYQQGFYNTVNQINSVPDNVPITLWVADNTHEQTGLRYVLYLLRNKTNEIKVINATKAYAEHFNRPDIQYTILQTGEMSPEQLQVIYEKDQSKSLSEYERKELEEEWMALADSKETLRIWRNEEIKSVREVFYDQYMINMAKKLQIDRERVQEPEPFMKSARLIGEVIGHLDQYMGDAFFEYRLRKLIEKGVFEMEGNLKAMRYYSVRLKR, encoded by the coding sequence ATATTTTATTCCGATTGAATCTTGTAAAAGAAACGGATTATTCAGAGACGAATTTTATAAATGACGTGGAAAGCATATACGAAACGGTGTTCAAATTATCAAAGGAACGGTCGGAAGCGAAGGAGGAAGAGACTTTTCAAAAGGTACATATTCTCTTTGGGCTTTCTGGTGCAGGGTCACTAAAATATGCTTTAAAGAAAATGGGCCTATCTAAGAGGGAAAAGGTTATTTCCTTTTGGGATATATTCTCGATTGGTCTTATTGAGCAACTACATGAAAGTGATGGGCAAGAAGCAAGATTTCAATGGATGAAAAATGTGATGGATGATGACCAATTTCAAGATTATCAACAGGGATTTTATAACACTGTCAATCAAATAAATTCTGTTCCTGACAATGTGCCAATTACGCTATGGGTAGCTGATAACACTCATGAACAGACAGGACTACGATATGTTCTATATTTATTGCGGAATAAAACGAATGAAATCAAGGTGATTAATGCAACAAAGGCATATGCTGAACATTTTAATCGACCAGATATTCAATATACTATTCTACAAACAGGAGAAATGTCCCCAGAGCAATTGCAAGTTATCTACGAGAAAGACCAATCAAAATCATTATCAGAGTACGAGAGAAAGGAACTTGAGGAAGAATGGATGGCTCTTGCCGATTCCAAGGAAACCTTGCGTATCTGGAGAAATGAAGAGATAAAGAGCGTTAGAGAAGTCTTTTACGACCAATATATGATAAATATGGCGAAAAAACTTCAGATTGACCGAGAAAGAGTACAAGAACCTGAACCTTTTATGAAATCTGCAAGACTAATAGGAGAAGTGATAGGGCATTTAGACCAATATATGGGGGATGCATTCTTTGAGTATCGGCTAAGAAAGCTGATAGAAAAGGGTGTTTTTGAGATGGAAGGTAATTTGAAGGCTATGAGATATTACAGTGTGAGATTGAAACGCTAA
- a CDS encoding DMP19 family protein → MNKKTRIKRGDLLNRDDIWNNVSDVLIEFGYSSENKIAYEAFIVLQYYSEMESGGHESLLRWNSDHIEKVGITRYLEELIDVLEKIDAHEYAEIEKTYGEEMWRLYIALENNEIDENKFYSVIEKANGEYYNLNEKLRELIETYFVMIHTDLIKVVDD, encoded by the coding sequence ATGAATAAGAAGACAAGAATAAAAAGAGGAGACTTATTAAATCGAGATGATATATGGAACAATGTTAGTGATGTGCTGATTGAATTTGGCTACTCATCAGAAAATAAAATAGCATATGAAGCATTTATTGTTCTTCAATACTATTCAGAAATGGAAAGTGGAGGTCATGAAAGTTTATTAAGGTGGAATTCAGACCATATAGAGAAAGTAGGAATCACTCGATATTTGGAAGAACTAATCGATGTTCTTGAAAAAATAGATGCTCATGAGTATGCCGAGATTGAAAAAACATATGGCGAGGAAATGTGGAGATTGTACATTGCTTTGGAAAATAATGAAATAGATGAAAATAAGTTTTATAGCGTTATCGAAAAAGCGAACGGAGAATATTATAACCTCAATGAAAAATTGAGAGAATTAATCGAAACCTACTTTGTAATGATACACACCGATTTAATTAAAGTTGTTGATGATTAA
- a CDS encoding DUF5071 domain-containing protein: MKNYTEYLPRDKHDSERVNQLKNLSRKELVLLLPGLMEWIQDMNWPVAEEVSELLLTCPDEIVPLIKNVLATNDDVWKYWCLIILVKRLPEDLRMQFKMDLIRLAESPTAGERLEELDEIALEILQMFE; encoded by the coding sequence ATGAAAAATTACACTGAATATCTACCAAGAGATAAGCATGACTCCGAAAGAGTAAACCAATTAAAGAACCTAAGTAGAAAAGAACTCGTTCTTTTGTTACCAGGTCTTATGGAATGGATTCAGGACATGAACTGGCCGGTAGCAGAGGAGGTTTCAGAACTTCTATTAACTTGTCCAGATGAAATTGTACCACTAATTAAAAATGTTTTAGCCACGAATGATGACGTTTGGAAGTATTGGTGTTTAATAATTTTGGTGAAAAGATTGCCAGAGGATTTAAGAATGCAATTTAAAATGGATTTAATAAGACTTGCTGAAAGTCCAACAGCAGGAGAAAGGTTAGAAGAACTTGATGAAATTGCACTGGAGATTTTACAGATGTTTGAATGA
- a CDS encoding DUF4279 domain-containing protein, whose amino-acid sequence MEKTNVKVYFSAKADDFSIEYFTNVLGIRPTRAYKKGEAINRPSNPNVTSTGTHYRQYTSWELGTDYEQSYDISEQLDFVLNQLEGKEELLNQLRENYELAYRFTIVIQIENNEKPAMYLDRRFIHFADSIGADVDFDLYVYS is encoded by the coding sequence ATGGAAAAAACGAATGTAAAGGTTTATTTTTCAGCGAAGGCAGATGACTTTTCTATTGAGTATTTTACAAATGTGTTAGGAATAAGGCCGACAAGGGCATATAAAAAAGGTGAAGCTATTAATAGACCATCTAATCCGAATGTGACCTCTACAGGAACGCATTATCGGCAATATACCAGTTGGGAGTTAGGTACAGATTACGAGCAGTCTTATGATATTAGTGAACAATTGGATTTCGTTTTGAATCAATTGGAGGGGAAGGAAGAACTGTTAAATCAGTTAAGAGAAAATTATGAATTAGCGTATAGATTTACCATCGTTATTCAAATAGAAAATAATGAAAAACCAGCTATGTACTTAGATAGGAGATTTATTCATTTTGCCGATTCCATAGGTGCAGATGTGGATTTTGACCTTTATGTTTATAGCTGA
- a CDS encoding DUF3885 domain-containing protein yields the protein MINFLSQFMKEHFDNLTLRPPLFYSWEYGIRFEISMPWVQHEDKNNLQQIEERINGIFNKVFHDTDEMLLVTDIHCEKNDTFLQKRPTKVYQKYIKDKELRRKLQHRVLPSVFWEDEDGEDYEEMVTHRFALSCEKSDIRYKPLLTAISYEDFPHPSQILKGLYRPGIDIYFVNVTKKMIYHLYDDRGCDVIASNKEDLHSLYEELNDWILDYDREQIDKIFK from the coding sequence ATGATAAACTTTTTATCCCAATTTATGAAAGAGCATTTTGATAACCTTACTCTAAGACCGCCCCTATTTTATTCATGGGAATATGGTATCCGTTTTGAAATTTCTATGCCCTGGGTACAACATGAAGATAAGAACAATCTTCAGCAAATCGAAGAAAGAATTAATGGCATATTCAATAAAGTTTTTCATGATACCGATGAAATGTTACTGGTCACAGACATTCATTGTGAGAAGAACGATACCTTTTTACAAAAGAGACCAACAAAGGTCTATCAAAAATATATAAAAGACAAGGAATTAAGACGAAAACTGCAACATAGGGTGTTACCAAGTGTTTTTTGGGAAGATGAAGACGGTGAAGATTATGAAGAAATGGTCACGCACCGATTTGCTCTGTCCTGTGAAAAGAGCGACATTCGTTATAAACCGCTCTTAACTGCTATCAGTTATGAGGATTTTCCACATCCATCCCAAATTCTAAAAGGGTTATACCGCCCTGGTATTGATATTTATTTTGTAAATGTTACAAAGAAAATGATTTACCATCTATATGATGACCGAGGCTGTGACGTTATCGCCTCAAACAAAGAAGATTTACATTCACTTTATGAAGAACTAAATGATTGGATTTTAGACTATGACCGAGAACAGATTGATAAGATATTCAAATAA
- a CDS encoding CPCC family cysteine-rich protein — MKREKCPCCGLPTIEERGIFDICELCHWEDDGQDDPNADEVWGGPNGDYSLTEARKNFKEHLIMYRDRRNIEKQTDKEVELKKSLISMFVELDKCKPDSLEYEALWRKIKSYEKILMEISYETYG, encoded by the coding sequence TTGAAACGGGAAAAGTGTCCTTGTTGTGGTTTACCAACAATTGAAGAACGGGGAATATTTGATATATGTGAACTTTGTCATTGGGAAGACGATGGACAAGACGACCCAAATGCGGATGAAGTGTGGGGAGGACCAAATGGTGATTATTCCCTTACAGAAGCGAGAAAGAATTTTAAAGAACACCTCATTATGTATCGAGATAGGAGAAATATAGAAAAACAAACCGATAAAGAAGTTGAATTAAAAAAATCTTTAATAAGTATGTTTGTTGAATTAGACAAGTGCAAACCTGATTCGTTGGAATATGAGGCACTTTGGAGGAAGATAAAGTCATACGAAAAAATTTTAATGGAGATTTCTTATGAAACATACGGTTAG
- a CDS encoding DUF4275 family protein → MDLVSLLRMKKVRVIEIPKWGTYLRKQWEDNFVNHLSDKEKKSIYLYDEDGCCGYLWHVFSYERRKCLKEEQADITFNKQSKQSCYVFYQHTDDAFILENASPLTAEDFINEEDVYVVDKEFNWTYVKTHETGWCGPYFSQKDKTN, encoded by the coding sequence ATGGATTTAGTATCTTTACTAAGAATGAAAAAAGTAAGAGTGATAGAAATACCTAAGTGGGGGACATATCTGCGAAAGCAATGGGAAGATAACTTTGTCAATCATCTTAGCGATAAAGAAAAGAAATCTATTTATCTTTATGATGAAGATGGTTGCTGTGGCTACCTATGGCATGTATTTAGTTATGAAAGAAGGAAATGCTTAAAAGAAGAACAAGCTGATATAACATTTAACAAACAATCAAAACAATCTTGCTATGTTTTTTATCAGCATACGGATGATGCTTTTATACTTGAAAATGCGTCACCTTTAACAGCCGAGGACTTTATAAATGAAGAAGATGTTTACGTAGTAGATAAAGAGTTTAATTGGACTTATGTAAAAACTCATGAAACAGGTTGGTGTGGTCCATATTTCAGTCAAAAAGACAAAACAAACTAA
- a CDS encoding YxiJ family protein — protein sequence MDLNDIERQLVLINEKLQKPFPYRDTDKIQEDYSNAFSKLSDDDNWLTADFNTYCMNIAGSLSYVLIGKSNKIPKGQIEMLRFSFFEFFKQYRFFEDNITQYDGFYQEYMDFEKARKLLLQYLSTYMK from the coding sequence ATGGATTTGAATGATATTGAAAGACAACTGGTACTGATAAATGAGAAATTGCAGAAACCGTTCCCCTATAGAGATACAGATAAAATCCAAGAAGATTACAGTAATGCTTTTTCCAAGTTATCTGATGATGATAACTGGTTGACAGCGGATTTTAATACTTATTGCATGAACATCGCTGGGTCTTTAAGTTATGTTTTAATAGGGAAATCAAATAAAATTCCAAAAGGTCAAATAGAAATGTTGAGGTTTTCATTCTTTGAGTTCTTTAAACAATATAGATTTTTTGAAGATAACATAACTCAATATGATGGATTTTACCAAGAATATATGGATTTTGAAAAGGCAAGAAAATTGCTGTTGCAATATTTATCTACATATATGAAATGA
- a CDS encoding toxin-antitoxin system YwqK family antitoxin produces the protein MEKEQCDIIQPNGVKEKKLDVIDGYTIKYHANGKTIWSKGKMIGDLPVGYWEWYRADGTIKRSGYFENGEPIGEWITYDSKGEKYKTTNRDKNN, from the coding sequence ATGGAGAAAGAACAGTGTGACATAATACAGCCAAATGGCGTTAAAGAAAAGAAACTAGATGTGATTGATGGATACACGATAAAGTACCATGCAAACGGGAAAACGATATGGTCGAAGGGGAAAATGATTGGGGATTTACCAGTAGGTTATTGGGAATGGTATCGTGCTGATGGAACCATAAAACGTTCAGGATACTTTGAAAATGGAGAACCTATTGGAGAATGGATCACTTATGACAGCAAAGGTGAAAAATACAAAACGACTAATCGGGATAAAAATAACTAA
- a CDS encoding ArsR/SmtB family transcription factor produces the protein MNANPNVAMIATLVSEASRAAILTVLLDGRFHPASELAYMAGIKPQTASFHLTKMVDANVVTVEKQGRHRYYGIRNQEVAQVMESFLSIAPPIEIKSLKQASEDKAMRFARTCYDHLAGSLGVQLTDSLIKKGVIYEEKDGFTVTEKGEIFFLTFQIDLEKVKKKRRSFTHKCLDWSERRHHLAGALGNAVLERLLELNWIQRLPKTRAIKITSEGKKGLKETFSFDITNN, from the coding sequence ATGAATGCAAATCCAAATGTAGCAATGATTGCTACTCTTGTAAGTGAAGCTTCTCGTGCAGCAATATTAACAGTCTTATTAGATGGTAGATTCCATCCTGCAAGCGAATTAGCATATATGGCAGGAATCAAACCACAGACGGCTAGTTTTCATTTGACAAAAATGGTCGATGCGAATGTAGTTACAGTTGAAAAACAAGGGAGACATCGATATTATGGAATTCGAAATCAGGAAGTTGCTCAAGTTATGGAGTCATTTTTATCAATAGCTCCACCAATTGAAATTAAATCATTAAAACAGGCTTCGGAAGATAAAGCGATGCGTTTTGCAAGAACATGTTATGATCACCTTGCAGGGAGTTTAGGAGTACAATTAACAGATTCTTTAATTAAAAAAGGTGTTATTTATGAAGAAAAAGACGGGTTTACTGTTACTGAAAAAGGAGAAATATTTTTCTTAACTTTTCAAATTGACCTTGAAAAAGTTAAGAAGAAACGTCGTTCTTTTACTCACAAATGTTTAGATTGGAGCGAAAGACGTCACCATCTTGCGGGAGCATTAGGAAATGCCGTCTTAGAGAGATTATTAGAGTTAAATTGGATTCAACGTCTACCGAAAACACGAGCAATAAAAATCACTTCTGAAGGAAAAAAGGGACTAAAAGAAACATTTTCTTTTGATATTACAAACAACTAA
- a CDS encoding flavin reductase family protein, which produces MKKMAQVPNTDIIKPKILYYGTPVILLNSLNEDGTVNISPMSSSWALGDCIILGIGLGGKAIENLERHPECVINVPSPSLWENVEQLAPYTGKNPVPDYKKKNGFTYEKEKYDISRLTPTESKSVKPTRIMECPIQIEARVKHIRIPDYSPDFAIVETQAIHVHAHKEIIIEENHIDPNKWSPLIYNFRHYFGLGNQLGKTFRSEI; this is translated from the coding sequence ATGAAAAAAATGGCTCAGGTTCCAAACACAGATATTATTAAACCTAAAATTCTATACTACGGAACTCCTGTGATTTTACTAAATTCGCTAAATGAAGATGGAACAGTAAACATCAGCCCTATGTCATCATCATGGGCATTAGGAGATTGTATTATATTAGGAATTGGACTTGGAGGGAAAGCTATTGAAAATTTAGAACGACATCCTGAATGTGTAATCAATGTTCCGAGTCCTTCATTATGGGAGAATGTTGAACAATTAGCCCCCTATACAGGGAAAAATCCCGTTCCAGATTATAAGAAAAAGAATGGATTTACATATGAAAAAGAAAAATATGATATTAGTAGATTAACACCTACTGAGTCTAAATCGGTCAAACCTACTCGAATTATGGAATGTCCAATTCAAATTGAGGCAAGGGTGAAACACATTCGAATTCCTGATTACTCTCCTGATTTTGCAATTGTTGAGACACAAGCTATACATGTACATGCTCATAAGGAAATCATTATTGAAGAAAATCATATTGACCCAAATAAATGGAGCCCACTTATATATAATTTTCGTCATTATTTTGGTCTTGGTAACCAGTTAGGTAAAACTTTTCGATCTGAAATATAA
- a CDS encoding tyrosine-type recombinase/integrase codes for MNVAKQFSSYLKQEKKTENTIQGYTLGIRQYIKWFEGSYDRKLTNLYRQNILDYISYLKNVKMLNAKTINHKISSLAKFNEFLIKKSVQQDQVILKTDMIKVQTAYASPTQIVELDVKKFLQSVLEDKNKRNYAIVTLLAYTGVRISEALSIKFSDFNLQTGECIIRSGKGNKQRIVLLNSKVTHAIKDYLIERKTYSTAHESAYLFISKKREKLDRTVVNRIFKSYSKVITPHQLRHFFCTNAIEKGFSIHEVANQAGHSNIHTTLLYTNPNQLQLKNKMELL; via the coding sequence ATGAATGTTGCAAAACAGTTTTCTTCTTATCTTAAACAGGAGAAGAAAACTGAGAACACTATTCAGGGATACACATTAGGTATTAGACAGTACATAAAATGGTTTGAAGGTTCATATGACAGAAAATTAACAAATTTGTACCGACAAAATATCTTAGATTACATTAGCTATTTAAAGAATGTCAAAATGTTAAATGCCAAAACTATCAACCACAAGATTAGTAGTCTTGCTAAATTTAATGAATTTCTAATAAAGAAAAGCGTTCAACAAGACCAGGTGATTTTAAAAACAGATATGATAAAGGTTCAAACTGCGTATGCTTCTCCAACCCAAATTGTTGAATTAGATGTAAAGAAGTTTTTGCAAAGTGTGTTAGAGGATAAGAACAAACGCAATTATGCAATTGTCACTCTCCTGGCATACACGGGAGTGCGTATTTCAGAGGCATTATCTATCAAATTTAGCGATTTCAATTTACAGACTGGGGAATGTATAATTCGAAGTGGAAAAGGAAATAAACAACGAATTGTATTGCTAAATAGTAAGGTAACTCATGCTATCAAAGATTATCTTATCGAACGAAAAACATACAGTACAGCACATGAATCTGCTTATCTTTTTATTAGTAAAAAGCGGGAAAAGCTCGACCGTACGGTCGTCAATCGTATCTTCAAATCATATAGCAAGGTTATTACTCCACACCAGTTACGACACTTCTTCTGTACCAATGCAATTGAAAAAGGATTTAGTATTCATGAAGTTGCAAATCAAGCTGGGCATTCTAATATCCATACAACATTACTTTACACAAATCCAAATCAACTGCAGTTAAAAAATAAAATGGAACTCTTATAA
- the spoVAC gene encoding stage V sporulation protein AC has product MSNNQKKQLTPVQQEYQKLQKQREIKRPVVKNCIKAFITGGPICLIGQCISDFYIYFFDFTEQTAGNPTVGTLIFITMLLTGFGVYDRMAQFGGAGTAVPVTGFGNAVISPAIEHRSEGFVLGVGGNMFKLAGAVILFGVFSAFVIALIKTILIQWGGL; this is encoded by the coding sequence ATGTCTAATAATCAAAAGAAACAACTTACTCCTGTGCAACAGGAATACCAAAAATTGCAAAAACAACGAGAGATTAAAAGACCGGTTGTTAAAAATTGTATAAAGGCCTTTATAACTGGTGGTCCTATCTGTCTGATCGGTCAGTGTATTTCTGACTTCTACATTTATTTTTTTGATTTTACTGAGCAAACGGCCGGAAATCCGACAGTGGGTACGTTAATTTTTATTACGATGCTTCTTACTGGTTTTGGTGTATATGATCGAATGGCCCAATTTGGAGGGGCTGGAACAGCTGTACCCGTAACTGGTTTTGGCAATGCGGTCATATCACCTGCCATTGAGCATCGTTCCGAAGGATTTGTACTGGGCGTAGGCGGCAACATGTTTAAATTAGCAGGGGCGGTTATTTTATTTGGTGTTTTTTCTGCTTTTGTCATTGCCCTCATCAAAACCATTTTAATCCAGTGGGGTGGTTTATAA
- a CDS encoding YhcN/YlaJ family sporulation lipoprotein, giving the protein MKVKILFFILILIGMGSGCNGNQNQLDNYNDLSISQVHTSKPIDQSVANHAKEKIITKEEISDVKAVNTNNELLVAIKVRNFNRFRLKNIEKSVKSDLKKMYPDHNVFVSSDKKMFWELENIEQRLKKNDTNEKNLKKDLNKLKSLMKEQT; this is encoded by the coding sequence ATGAAAGTGAAAATATTATTTTTCATTTTAATCCTTATCGGAATGGGTTCAGGGTGTAACGGAAACCAAAATCAGTTAGATAATTATAATGATTTGAGTATTTCACAAGTACATACAAGTAAACCAATTGATCAATCTGTTGCCAATCATGCTAAAGAAAAGATTATCACTAAGGAAGAAATTTCGGATGTAAAGGCTGTGAATACAAATAATGAGCTTTTAGTAGCGATAAAAGTCAGAAATTTCAACCGTTTCCGATTAAAAAATATCGAGAAGTCAGTTAAATCTGACTTAAAAAAAATGTATCCAGATCACAATGTATTTGTTTCGAGTGATAAAAAAATGTTCTGGGAACTTGAAAACATAGAACAGAGACTGAAAAAAAACGATACGAATGAGAAAAACTTAAAAAAGGATTTAAATAAACTGAAAAGTCTAATGAAGGAACAAACATAA
- a CDS encoding DUF1657 domain-containing protein, producing MTVINDVKTALAGLKSAQASFETFALSTDNQQAKQLYQDAATQTQSVIDNVEPRVQQIEQEEPQYKQQ from the coding sequence ATGACAGTCATCAATGACGTTAAAACAGCTTTAGCAGGATTAAAAAGCGCTCAAGCTAGCTTTGAAACATTTGCTCTCAGTACGGATAATCAACAAGCTAAGCAACTTTATCAAGATGCTGCTACACAAACCCAATCTGTTATTGATAATGTTGAACCACGTGTTCAACAAATCGAACAAGAAGAACCTCAATACAAACAACAATAA
- a CDS encoding transposase, with product MKSNNGKRYTKEEKASIIKRMMPPTNESVGQLSEELGITEPTLYKWRKEARSSGNPTPGDGQSSEHWSSEDKFLIVMETYSMNGAELAEYCRKKGLYKEQIDAWRDSCLNANGRESSQTKQLNQELKEEKKRGKALEKDLRKKEKALAEAAALLLLRKKAQAIWGDQEDE from the coding sequence ATGAAAAGTAATAATGGTAAACGTTATACAAAGGAAGAGAAAGCATCAATTATTAAGAGAATGATGCCCCCCACTAATGAATCGGTTGGCCAATTAAGTGAAGAGTTGGGCATTACTGAACCCACGCTTTACAAGTGGAGAAAAGAGGCTAGATCATCTGGAAACCCCACACCCGGAGATGGACAAAGTTCTGAACACTGGAGCAGTGAAGATAAGTTTCTCATAGTTATGGAAACATACTCAATGAATGGTGCGGAGCTAGCGGAGTATTGTCGAAAAAAGGGACTTTATAAAGAACAGATTGACGCATGGCGAGATTCATGCCTTAATGCAAATGGGCGAGAATCTAGTCAAACAAAGCAGTTAAATCAAGAATTAAAAGAGGAGAAAAAGCGAGGAAAGGCATTAGAGAAAGATTTGCGTAAAAAAGAAAAAGCATTGGCAGAAGCTGCAGCCTTATTACTATTAAGAAAAAAGGCCCAAGCGATCTGGGGGGACCAAGAGGACGAATGA
- a CDS encoding helix-turn-helix domain-containing protein yields the protein MISPSDRALAVELIQEANQNGARLAPACKELNISVRTYERWISEGGIKEDQRPIALRPEPKNKLTIEEKQEILEVVKKEEFVDLPPTQIVPKLADQCIYIASESSFYRVLREHKMQNHRGRSKKPEGRLPESHLAVAPNQVWTWDITWLKGPVKGLFD from the coding sequence ATGATCAGCCCGTCAGATCGCGCACTAGCAGTAGAACTCATCCAAGAAGCAAACCAAAATGGTGCGCGATTAGCCCCGGCGTGTAAAGAATTGAACATTAGCGTTCGCACCTATGAACGCTGGATTTCAGAAGGTGGAATCAAGGAGGATCAACGCCCTATTGCGTTACGTCCAGAGCCAAAAAATAAATTAACGATAGAGGAAAAACAAGAGATACTGGAGGTTGTTAAAAAAGAGGAATTTGTAGACCTACCGCCTACTCAAATCGTGCCAAAATTAGCAGATCAATGCATTTATATCGCCTCCGAATCTAGCTTTTATAGAGTTCTTCGTGAGCATAAAATGCAAAATCATCGGGGAAGAAGCAAAAAGCCCGAGGGTAGATTACCAGAAAGTCATTTAGCAGTAGCCCCAAACCAGGTATGGACATGGGATATAACGTGGTTAAAAGGGCCGGTGAAAGGCTTGTTTGATTAA
- a CDS encoding IS256 family transposase — MTHLQFNLNINDLKESVMNSDIDAVIKASIVLVLNEFMEQERDDHLQADPYERTINRKDYRNGYYERDLLLSIGKITLRVPRTRNGDFSTSIFERYARCDQAFVLAMLEMVVNGVSTRKVKNIVEQLCGETVSKSFVSSLTEKLDPIVNQWANRPLNTMYYPYIFVDAMYIKVRENQRVVSKAVYIATAINSDNQREILGLKVDHTESYEAWGRFFQYLLSRGLQSPKMIISDAHKGLKKVIAEEFLGTTWQRCTVHFKRNLFDQLPKKNMEEVKLSIKRIFEVASVHEARKYKQIFIEQYGGNGKLEKVIGILDEGFEDAIQYLNEETHYHKHIRSTNSLERINEEVRRREKVIRIFPNTQSAFRLIGAVLMDYEEILSKRKLPVSNK; from the coding sequence ATGACTCATTTACAGTTTAACCTAAATATTAACGATTTAAAAGAATCCGTTATGAATTCTGATATTGATGCAGTAATAAAAGCGTCCATTGTGTTGGTGTTAAATGAATTCATGGAACAAGAACGGGATGATCATCTACAAGCTGATCCATACGAACGTACCATAAATCGAAAAGACTACCGTAACGGTTATTATGAACGAGATTTATTACTAAGCATCGGAAAGATTACTCTACGAGTTCCACGAACACGGAATGGTGATTTTTCAACCAGTATTTTTGAACGCTATGCTAGATGTGACCAAGCTTTTGTATTGGCTATGCTTGAAATGGTAGTGAATGGTGTTTCTACAAGAAAAGTTAAAAATATTGTGGAACAACTGTGTGGAGAAACGGTCTCCAAATCATTCGTATCTAGTTTAACGGAGAAGCTTGATCCAATCGTCAATCAGTGGGCGAATAGGCCGCTTAACACCATGTATTATCCTTATATATTTGTAGATGCCATGTACATCAAGGTGAGGGAAAATCAACGGGTTGTATCAAAGGCTGTCTATATCGCAACGGCGATAAATAGTGACAATCAAAGAGAAATACTCGGCTTAAAAGTGGATCATACAGAAAGTTATGAAGCTTGGGGAAGGTTCTTTCAGTATTTACTATCTCGTGGACTGCAATCACCAAAAATGATTATATCGGATGCCCACAAAGGGCTTAAAAAGGTAATAGCGGAAGAGTTTTTAGGAACTACCTGGCAACGCTGCACAGTACATTTTAAAAGAAACCTCTTTGATCAGCTACCTAAAAAGAATATGGAAGAAGTAAAGTTATCTATAAAGAGAATATTTGAAGTAGCTAGTGTGCATGAAGCTAGAAAATATAAACAAATATTTATAGAGCAGTATGGAGGAAATGGAAAGCTAGAAAAAGTAATAGGGATTCTCGATGAAGGATTTGAGGATGCCATACAATATTTAAATGAGGAAACCCATTACCACAAGCACATTCGCAGTACAAACTCACTAGAAAGAATAAACGAAGAAGTGAGAAGACGAGAAAAAGTAATAAGAATATTTCCTAACACCCAATCAGCATTTCGATTAATCGGAGCTGTGTTAATGGACTATGAAGAAATACTAAGCAAAAGAAAATTACCTGTGAGCAATAAATAG